A single Paraburkholderia sp. FT54 DNA region contains:
- the tsf gene encoding translation elongation factor Ts, which translates to MAAITASMVAELRAKTDAPMMECKKALTEADGDMARAEELLRVKLGNKASKAASRVTAEGVVASFIGGNAGSLVELNCETDFVSKNDDFLAFSKKVAELVATQNPADVAALAALPLDGSTVDAVRLALVGKIGENLSIRRFVRFDTANKLAAYLHGTRIGVLVEYTGADEQVGKDVAMHIAAMKPVSLSSDDVPADLIAKERSIAEQKAAESGKPAEIVAKMVDGSVQKYLKEVSLLNQTFVKNDKQTIEQMLKAGNASVQKFALFVVGEGIEKKQDDFAAEVAAQVAAAKQQ; encoded by the coding sequence ATGGCGGCAATTACCGCAAGCATGGTTGCAGAACTGCGCGCAAAAACCGACGCGCCGATGATGGAATGCAAGAAGGCGCTGACGGAAGCCGACGGCGATATGGCGCGCGCTGAAGAGCTGCTGCGCGTGAAGCTGGGCAACAAGGCCAGCAAGGCAGCGTCGCGTGTGACGGCTGAAGGCGTGGTCGCATCGTTCATCGGCGGCAACGCGGGTTCGCTGGTCGAGCTGAACTGCGAAACCGACTTCGTTTCGAAGAACGACGACTTCCTGGCGTTCTCGAAGAAGGTCGCTGAGCTGGTCGCTACGCAAAACCCGGCTGACGTCGCGGCGCTGGCGGCCCTGCCGCTGGACGGCTCGACGGTCGACGCAGTGCGTCTGGCGCTGGTCGGCAAGATCGGCGAAAACCTGTCGATCCGCCGTTTCGTGCGTTTCGATACGGCCAACAAACTGGCAGCGTACCTGCACGGCACGCGTATCGGCGTGCTGGTCGAGTACACCGGCGCGGACGAGCAGGTCGGCAAGGACGTCGCGATGCACATCGCCGCGATGAAGCCGGTTTCGCTGTCGTCGGACGACGTGCCGGCGGATCTGATCGCCAAGGAACGCAGCATTGCTGAACAGAAGGCTGCCGAATCGGGCAAGCCGGCTGAAATCGTCGCCAAGATGGTCGACGGCAGCGTGCAGAAGTATCTGAAGGAAGTGTCGCTGCTGAACCAGACGTTCGTTAAGAACGACAAGCAGACGATCGAACAGATGCTGAAGGCCGGCAACGCGAGCGTGCAGAAGTTTGCGCTGTTCGTGGTCGGCGAAGGCATCGAGAAAAAGCAGGACGACTTCGCAGCTGAAGTGGCCGCTCAAGTCGCTGCTGCAAAGCAACAATAA
- the pyrH gene encoding UMP kinase produces MPTAYKRVLLKLSGEALMGDDAFGINRATIERMVADVAEVVRLGTQLAVVIGGGNIFRGVAGGAAGMDRATADYMGMLATMMNALALQDAMRHAGIEARVQSALRMDQVVEPYIRPRAIRQLEEGKVVIFAAGTGNPFFTTDTAAALRGSEIGAEVVLKATKVDGVYSADPKKDPSATRYTTISFDEAIGRNLQVMDATAFALCRDQKLPIRVFSIVKPGALKRIVQGEDEGTLVHV; encoded by the coding sequence ATGCCCACTGCCTATAAACGCGTCCTGCTCAAACTCTCCGGTGAAGCTCTGATGGGCGACGATGCCTTTGGCATCAATCGCGCGACCATCGAACGAATGGTGGCGGACGTGGCCGAAGTGGTCCGTCTCGGAACGCAGTTGGCCGTGGTGATTGGCGGTGGCAATATTTTCCGCGGCGTCGCGGGCGGCGCGGCGGGTATGGATCGCGCCACGGCGGACTACATGGGCATGCTGGCCACCATGATGAACGCGCTGGCGCTGCAGGATGCCATGCGCCACGCCGGCATCGAGGCGCGCGTGCAATCGGCGCTGCGCATGGACCAGGTGGTCGAGCCGTACATCCGGCCCCGCGCGATTCGCCAGCTCGAAGAAGGCAAAGTCGTGATTTTCGCGGCCGGCACCGGCAACCCGTTTTTCACGACCGACACGGCCGCTGCGCTGCGCGGCTCGGAAATCGGCGCGGAAGTCGTGCTCAAAGCCACCAAGGTAGACGGCGTGTATTCCGCCGACCCAAAGAAAGACCCGAGCGCGACGCGTTACACCACGATCAGCTTCGACGAGGCGATCGGCCGCAATCTGCAGGTGATGGACGCCACGGCATTCGCGCTGTGCCGCGACCAGAAGCTGCCGATCCGGGTGTTTTCGATCGTCAAGCCGGGTGCGCTCAAGCGCATCGTACAAGGCGAGGACGAGGGTACCCTCGTCCACGTGTAA
- the frr gene encoding ribosome recycling factor codes for MSVADIRKGAEQKMQRSIDAFKNDLSKIRTGRAHTGLLDHIQCDYYGSPVPISQVANLTLIDARTIGVQPWEKKMVQVVEKAIRESDLGLNPATQGDVIRVPMPALTEERRRELTKVVKSEAETAKVAVRNLRRDANEQLKKLVKDKEISEDDERRAGDDVQKLTDKFVAEIDKLVVTKEAEIMTV; via the coding sequence ATGTCTGTGGCTGATATCAGGAAGGGCGCTGAACAAAAGATGCAGCGCTCCATCGACGCGTTCAAGAACGACCTGTCGAAGATCCGCACGGGCCGTGCACACACGGGCCTGCTCGATCACATCCAGTGCGACTACTACGGTTCGCCGGTGCCGATTTCGCAAGTCGCGAACCTGACGCTGATCGACGCACGCACGATCGGCGTGCAGCCGTGGGAAAAGAAAATGGTCCAGGTCGTCGAAAAGGCGATCCGCGAGTCGGACCTCGGTCTGAACCCGGCTACGCAAGGCGACGTGATCCGCGTGCCGATGCCCGCGCTGACCGAAGAACGCCGCCGCGAACTGACCAAAGTGGTCAAGAGCGAAGCGGAAACGGCCAAGGTCGCGGTGCGCAACCTGCGCCGTGACGCCAACGAGCAACTGAAAAAGCTCGTGAAAGACAAGGAAATTTCGGAAGACGACGAGCGTCGTGCAGGTGACGACGTTCAGAAGCTGACGGACAAGTTCGTCGCCGAAATCGACAAACTCGTCGTGACGAAAGAAGCCGAGATCATGACGGTCTGA
- the uppS gene encoding polyprenyl diphosphate synthase yields the protein MTYTSSTVRVPDVAAVPRHIAIIMDGNGRWATQRRLPRVAGHTRGVDAVRAAVEACARQGVEYLTLFAFSSENWRRPNDEVSFLMRLFVTALEREIGKLHANGIRLRVVGDLSRFDARIRDLIKRAESKTARNTRLTLTIAANYGGRWDIMQATRKLAEQSALAGRAVEVTEESFAEHLSMAYAPEPDLFIRTGGERRVSNFLLWQLAYTEFYFTDTFWPDFDADALAHAIASYAERERRFGRTSAQLEPQSQNVDSLPC from the coding sequence ATGACCTATACCAGCTCAACCGTGCGCGTGCCTGATGTCGCCGCGGTGCCGCGACATATCGCGATCATCATGGACGGCAACGGCCGTTGGGCCACCCAGCGGCGCTTGCCGCGCGTGGCGGGCCATACGCGCGGCGTCGACGCGGTGCGTGCGGCCGTCGAGGCGTGCGCCCGTCAGGGGGTCGAATATCTGACGCTGTTCGCTTTCAGCTCCGAAAACTGGCGCCGTCCGAACGACGAAGTGTCGTTCCTGATGCGCCTGTTCGTGACCGCGCTGGAGCGAGAGATCGGCAAGCTGCACGCGAACGGCATCCGTTTGCGCGTGGTGGGCGATCTGTCGCGCTTCGACGCGCGCATCCGCGATCTGATCAAGCGCGCGGAGAGCAAGACCGCGCGCAATACCCGCCTCACACTCACCATCGCCGCGAATTACGGCGGCCGCTGGGACATCATGCAGGCCACCCGCAAGCTCGCCGAACAGTCGGCGCTGGCGGGCCGGGCGGTCGAGGTGACCGAGGAATCGTTCGCCGAGCACCTCTCCATGGCTTATGCACCGGAGCCGGATCTCTTCATCCGCACCGGCGGCGAGCGCCGCGTCAGCAACTTCCTGCTGTGGCAGCTCGCGTACACCGAGTTCTACTTCACCGACACGTTCTGGCCGGATTTCGACGCCGACGCGCTGGCTCATGCCATCGCTTCGTACGCGGAGCGTGAACGCCGCTTCGGCCGCACCAGTGCTCAACTCGAGCCGCAATCGCAAAACGTCGATTCGCTTCCATGCTAA